The genomic region TGAAACTGTGGAGGGGTTGAAAGGAGAGGTTGGTACAGGCAAGTGATCATGCCTCTGCCTGCGTCAGCAACTGCGTCAGACAAACAAAAAAGCCGCTTAGCTTTGTGGGCTAAGCGGCGTTATGTTTTGGTTGCGGGGACAGGATTTGAACCTGTGACCTTCGGGTTATGAGCCCGACGAGCTACCAGACTGCTCCACCCCGCGTCATTGAGTCCCACTTTGTACCACAGGCTTCGAACTACAGTCAACCATTTTTTCGAAAAAATTTTATAAGCTGCCCCTGCCTTCCTGTGACAGTCCCCGCGCATTCAAAGAAAGAGGAGAAGGGACCGGTGTCCCCTCTCCTCTTCAGTTCGCGTCCCTCGAGGTGCTCGGAAGCTGACGGCCCTACGGGAAGTTGATGTCGAGCTGGGTGGTGAAGGTGTTCTCGCCGGCGAGCTTCTTCTCGTTGTAGATGTCGTAGCCGAAGATCACGGAGACGTTCTTGGCAAAGGCCCAGGAGGCGCCGAAGCTGAGCGCGCCCAAGGCGTTGTCGCCTCCCTGGTAGTCGACCGCCACCCAGAGCTTGTCCGAGATCTCGCTCATGGTGCGGTCCCAGGAGAGGAGCACGCCGTCGTTTTCCTTTTTGCCGTCGACGTCGAGCAGCAGCTGGTCGTTGCCGACGTAGTAGCCAGCGGAAAGACGCCCGACGACGGGGAGGGTCTTCGCGGCGAGCCCGTAGATCACGTCCTGGTCGGTGCGGTAGGCGCTTCCCTTGTCCCTGTTGGTGCCGAAACCGTAACCGCCGACGGCGAGCGCCGGAGAGCCTTCGAAAAGGGAGCCCTCCGGGGTCCCGAGCTTGGCGTTGAAGTACAGCGGCTGGCTGTCGTAACCGTTGTTGCCGTTGGTGATATAGTCGATGCCTACCTCGCCCTGCACCTTCTCGAAGGGGAGCACGCCGGCGGTGAGCCCCAGGTCGTTGACGTGGCTCACGGCGGAGTTGTTGGAGGTGCGGGTGTAGTTGTCGATGCCAAGGTGCAGGCTCTTGTAACCCTGGACGTCCGTGGAGGGGATCCAGATCTGGGTGGAAGGGGTCGCCATTGCGGTTGCTGCGGTTGCCATGGTCAGCGCCGTTGCCATTACGAGGGTCTTGATGGTCTTTTTCATCTGCTTACTCCTTTGTAATCTTGGATTTTGGTGCTGCTTAACCTTGTGAGCCTGTCAGCCTCCGCGGCTGATCCTCCCCCTTTCGCTGAATAAAAAAAGGCGCCTCCCACCAAGGTGGAGAGGCGCCATTGCCTGTCTATCGTCCGCGTGCACTTCGTTGTGCTTCGCGTCCTGCCAATAATTAGCAGAAGCCATGCCACACCGGCAAGCCCCCCACTAACATGTCGATTTAAAAGGAGTTCACCGGCACGCGCGCCGCCCCCCGCATGCTATTCCCAATGAAAAAACAGGCAGAAGAGCCTATTGTTTGTGCAGCGGAGCCGGCAGCGGCAATGCGTTTGCAGCCGTCCATACGGCAGGTAAGACACCTTGCAAGCCGCTGGCTTCTTCTTGAAAAAAAGGGGAAAGAGAGTGGGAAAGAGGGTGGGAAAACGGTGGATCAAGGTGCGGGAGAGTCATCGACGGCGGCACAGGGATCTGGCAGAGGGTATGGCCAAATGCCGAGGCCGCAATCGCGGTGAACGAACGGTTTGGAGGAACTACGGAGCTTATTCTTCCCGGCGGGTGCCGGCGTTGATCTTTTCGCGGGCCTTCTCCTGGAGCTGCCGCCTGCGCGGGCCGCTCACCAGCTTCTCTTCCAGGAAAGCGATGCCGAATATCCCTACAGTGACGAGCGCCGCCACACCTGCCAATTGCAGCCAGAACATCTTTACAGAACCTCTTTTCCTTCGGATTTCCAACCCGGCTAATGTGCCCGAACCGTCACCGGTTGTCAACCCGGCAACTCCACCTCCCCCTCCTCTCCCCAACCACGGCGGCCGCTGCGGCAAAGGTACCAAAACGGCAACGAAAAAATTAATCTGGAACAATCGGCGTTCTCATGTAGAATGGGCCGCCCTTTACGGTGCGAAGTGCGTCAGACAAAGAGACTTTCGGGTATTTTCCCGATTTCCATCAAAAGGAGGAGAAACATGAAAAGCAGCAAGTTAGCAGGCAGGATCGCAGCGCTGGCAACGGCGCTGGCAGCAACGGCAGGGATAGCTTTCGCCTCGGGCGCGGCTGCAGGGGTCAGCGCCGACGAAGCGCTGCAGAAGCTGATCGACGGCAACAACCGCTACGTGGAAAGCAAGATGAAGTCGTCGGCCCTTTGCGACGCCACCGCCCGCGGCAAGCTGGCCAAGGGACAGCAGCCGTACGCCATCATCCTCTCCTGCTCAGACTCCCGGGTCCCGCCAGAGATCGTCTTCGACCAGGCCCTGGGCGAGGTGTTCGTGATCCGCGTGGCCGGAAACGTGGCTGACCCGCTGGTCCTGGGAAGCGTCGAGTATGCGGCGGAACACCTGCACCCTCCGCTTGTCATGGTGCTTGGGCACGAGCGCTGCGGTGCGGTGACGGCAACCGTCGGGGCCAAAGGAAAGGCCGAGGGGAACATCGGGGCCATCGTAAAGGCCATCGAACCGGCAGCCAAGAAGGCCAAGGCCAAGTACAAAGGGAAATCCAAAGAGGAAATCATCGAGTGCGCCGCTGAAATCAACGCGAAGGACGTGGCTGCCGACCTGACCAGGAAATCCAAGGTCGTCGCCCACATGGTAAAGGAAGGGAAGCTGAAGATCGTCTCCGCCAAGTACGACCTGGACGACGGCAAGGTCACCATCCTCAAATAGAGGCGCGTCGCCGCAAAAAAGAGCAGCCGCCTCCGGTTGGACCGGAAGGCGGCTGTTTTCGTTTCAGGAAAGGAGATGCAGCCTCGGCACCAGGCCCGGATTCACCTCGGCCATGCGCCCCTCGCCCAGCGCGGATAGCTCGTCAAGGAACCTTGCGGCGTCCTTTTGAAGCCGCGCCACGTCGAGCTCAAGACAGACAGACGACACCCGCCTCAGGCATTCGCCGCCCCCCTGCAGCAGGATCAGGGCCCCCTTGAAGTTGCCGTTACGCCAGTGATGCAGCGCGACCGCGATCTGCAGCACCCCCTGGTAGAAATCCCTAAGCTCCCCCTTCTCCCCCACCCAGAGCTCTTCCAGCGTCTCGTGGCACTCGAACCATTCCCCGCGGTTGAATTCCTCTACCGCCTTGACCAGTTCGCCGGGGGGCGCATTTGCGCGGCATGGCACGGCGCGCCTCGCTAGTTGACCAGGACGGGGCGCAGCCCGAAGAACTGCCTCTTGGAGGCGTTGTCGCAGCCGACGCAGGAGATGCGGTCGATGTACAGCCCTTCCCCGCCGGGGGCGCAGGAGATCGCAGGCTGGTCGGCGCGCCCGGAAGTCTTGCCGCAACCGGGCTCCCCGCCGACGCAGATCCGGCTTATGCGCACCAGGGAGTACTTGACCACGGTGCGCGGCTCAAACGCCTCCCCCGCCTGCCCTCCCCCGCAATCGGCGGCAGGGACCACCACCCACCACCCCGCGAGCCTGCCGTTTTGGTCGTACTCCTTGTTGGGGCTGTCCACCTTCGGGTCGTACATCATGGCCTTCAGGTCGCGCAGGATGGCGTCGTCCTTCATCGCGGCGGTGAAGATGGGGAGGCCGCAGACTTCCTGCACCGGCATCTCCTGGCAGACCAGATCGCTCATGGTGTTGGTGATGGTGACCGGGTGCAAGAGCGAGGTATAGAGGTAGCGGTTGGCGCTGGTGCTTTTGACATTGGGATCCCACGGCAGGTGGCTCATCCTTCGTTCCTGGACGCTGCAGACGTCGGGATAGCTGCAGGAAGGGTCGCAGGCAGCGGCGCAGATGGCGATGTTGGAGCGGGTGCCGGGGACCAGGGCGGCCACGGCCACCGGCGTGGAACCGAAGGAGGCGGTGCCGCTTATCTTGGCGACGAAAGTGCCGAGGCTGCCAAGGCCTACGGAGCTGCTTTCGGCAGTGCGTCGCGCCCGCACCTGCATCGCGTTCACCGGGGTTCCCCCCGGGGTGTAACTGCGGCTGCTCATGTTCCAGAAGCCCACGGTTATGTCGTTGTTTTCGGAGAGGGCGTTGCCGTTATCGTTCAGGAGGGCCACGAGGGCCGAGGCGCTGTGCTTTCCGGTCGCGGTGTCTACGGCGGTGCTGCGGGCCGCGGACTGCACGGGGTCGGCGGAGACCTGCGCCAGCTTTTCCGGGGACTGCTGCGCCTGGACCAGCAGACGCTTTTTGAGCGACTCGGCTCCGGTCAAGGCTGACATTTCCGCGGTATGCTGCAGGTCCTCGTCGCTTACGTACATGTAGCCGATGTCTATGGCGAGACCGGTCAGCACGAGAAAGACCACCAGCATGATGGTGACGTAGGAAGTATCCATTTAAGATCCTCTTGACTACTCAGAAGGTGAACCCGCAGGTGCGCCATGATAGCATCAGTTAAAAAAAGGGCCATGCAGAAAATGCATGGCCCCGCTTTTTATCATCTTGACGCCAAAGCCGGTTCTATGCGGAGACCTTGACCGCGACCTTCTCTCCGACCACCTCGGTAGCCTCGACTGCGACCGCCTTCTTCTCGCGCAGGAAGAAGGTGATGACGGTGCCCAGGGCAAGGCAGGAGCCCGCGAGGATGAAGGACTTGTTCAGGCCGCCGGGCTGCGCGTTCATCATCTCCGAAACGCGCCCCATCACCAGGCCGCCTACGCCCCAGGCGCTGAACAGCGCGCCGTAGTTGAGGCCGTAGTTCTTGAAGCCCCAGTAGTCCTTGGCGAAGGAGGGGAAGAGGGTCAGGTTGGAGCCGTAGTTGAAGCCGATGAAGGAGGCGAGGAGCACCAGCAGGGTGGCGGAACCGGAGCCGACGACGGGGACGGCTGCGAACATCAGCACCGCCTGGAAGCTGAGCATGATGGTCAGGGTGGCGCGGCGGCCGATCTTGTCGGAGAGCACGCCGGCAACCACGCGGCCGGAGGCGTTGCCGATCGCCATGATGGCCACGGCGACGAAGGCCATGGGGCCCATGCTCTTCTTGGCGAGGCCTGCCACGGAGCCGATCACCATAAGGCCTGCGCCTGCACCGATGAAG from Citrifermentans bremense harbors:
- a CDS encoding carbonic anhydrase codes for the protein MKSSKLAGRIAALATALAATAGIAFASGAAAGVSADEALQKLIDGNNRYVESKMKSSALCDATARGKLAKGQQPYAIILSCSDSRVPPEIVFDQALGEVFVIRVAGNVADPLVLGSVEYAAEHLHPPLVMVLGHERCGAVTATVGAKGKAEGNIGAIVKAIEPAAKKAKAKYKGKSKEEIIECAAEINAKDVAADLTRKSKVVAHMVKEGKLKIVSAKYDLDDGKVTILK
- a CDS encoding pilus assembly protein TadG-related protein, translated to MDTSYVTIMLVVFLVLTGLAIDIGYMYVSDEDLQHTAEMSALTGAESLKKRLLVQAQQSPEKLAQVSADPVQSAARSTAVDTATGKHSASALVALLNDNGNALSENNDITVGFWNMSSRSYTPGGTPVNAMQVRARRTAESSSVGLGSLGTFVAKISGTASFGSTPVAVAALVPGTRSNIAICAAACDPSCSYPDVCSVQERRMSHLPWDPNVKSTSANRYLYTSLLHPVTITNTMSDLVCQEMPVQEVCGLPIFTAAMKDDAILRDLKAMMYDPKVDSPNKEYDQNGRLAGWWVVVPAADCGGGQAGEAFEPRTVVKYSLVRISRICVGGEPGCGKTSGRADQPAISCAPGGEGLYIDRISCVGCDNASKRQFFGLRPVLVN
- a CDS encoding DUF309 domain-containing protein, which encodes MPCRANAPPGELVKAVEEFNRGEWFECHETLEELWVGEKGELRDFYQGVLQIAVALHHWRNGNFKGALILLQGGGECLRRVSSVCLELDVARLQKDAARFLDELSALGEGRMAEVNPGLVPRLHLLS